The genomic window ACGGCAGCGATCGGGCGCGACGATCCGGCGATCGCCGGTTTCGACAGCTCTGCAGTGCGCGGCGCGGATGCAGGCCTCGCCCCGCAAGGCCCGCCGATGGGTTCGCAGCTCGAGCGCACCCGCGCGCAGCAGCAGGCACAGGCCCCAAGGCCGACACCGGCGCCGACGCCTGCCCCATCGCCCGAACCGCGCCGCGCCGCACCGCAGGTGGCGAGCACGATCCCGGCCTTCGAGCGCTCGGTCACGAGCCGTCCGCGCGTCGAACCCGTGGTGCAGCGACCTGCGCCGCCGCCGCCACCTCCTCCGGCGCCTGCTCCCGCGCCGACGCCCGCGCCTGCACCCACACCGCAGATTGCGTCGACCGTCAGCGAGCCGGTAGTCGTTGCGCGCGGAGAGCTTCCGGCCATGACACCCGTGTCGCAGGCCGCGCCTCCTCCGGCGCCTCCGCCAGCACCGCCGCCTCCCGCGCCTGCACCGGCCGAGCCGGAGCCGAGCGTCGCGGATGCTTTCGCCGATTTCGACCTTGTGCAAACCAGTGCCACGCCGCGCGCCGGTGCGGTGGATATCACCCGCATCAAGGCCCCGCGCGAAGTGGAAGCACCGCCTCCGCCGCCCCCGCCGAAGCATCCTGCCCGCCATTGGGTACAGGTCGCGACCGGCAAGGATCTGAAGGCGCTGGGCTTCGATTGGCGCCGGATTTCGCGCAAGGCGGATGGCGCGCTCGGCAAGAAGGGCCCGTTCACCACGCCGTGGGGTGAAGCGAACCGCCTGCTGGCCGGGCCTTACGAATCGCGCGATGCCGCGCGTGCCATGGTGACCCGCCTGAAAGAGCTGGAAATCGACAGTTTCCCGTTCTCCAGCGACGAGGGCCAGGAGATTGCACCGCTCGATTGAGCGGACCTCGCCTATCCGTATCCGGCAGCTTGTGCACAGGGTTTGCACAAGCCGCTTGCGTTCTCCCCAGCACCCTCGCGCAGGCCGATTGCCAAGCCGCCACGCCGTTCTGCAAAAGGCCTCCCATGAGAGCCACGGGATCGCCAGAATGAGAACCTCGGAAAGCCGGTTCGAGGCCGAAGAGGACGCCGCTCCACTCGACATGCTGATGGCCCTGTTCGAGGCCCGCGGCTGGGCCTGCGGGTCGTCGGGCGAGGAAATGAGCGGCGAGGTGCCGGGCAGCTGGACCAGTTACCAGCTGCGCGGGATATGGCGCCCTGAGGACCTGGTCCTGCAACTGCTGTGCCTGCCGGAAATCCGCATCCCGGATGAAAAGCGGGCGGTTGCGCAGGAGCTGGTGACGCTGGTCAACGAGCAGATGTGGCTCGGCCATTTCGACATCTGGTCGAACGGCGGCGTGCTGCTCTATCGCAACGGCACCATCCTCGGCGACGAAGGGCTGCTTAGCCTGTCGCAGGCGCAGTCGCTGGTCGAAATCGCGGTCGAGGAATGCGACCGCTTCTACCCGGCGTTCCAATTCGTGCTGTGGGGCGACAAGACCCCGCGCGAGGCGCTGAAGGCGGCCATGGTGGATGCGGCCGGAGAAGCCTGACCGCAGGGCCCAAATGGTTGATTTGCGTTAGCCAAGGGCATTCCGGTTTCGCTTGAAATCGACCGGAGAAACACCGATATTCGTGTCCGGAGCGCCGCACTATTGTGTGAGGCGCGCAGAGGAGTTTTGACAATGTCCGACTGGAACGACACCGACCGTAGGACGGGCGCAACGTCCGTACCGCGCGCGGGCGACGCCGTATCCCGCCAGACCACTTTCGATGCTGGCCTGCGCCAGCACATGCTGTCGATCTACAACATGATGGCATCGGGCGTGCTGCTGACCGGCATCGTCGCGCTGCTGTTCGTCAACACCGCGCTGTTCGAAGCGGCCTACCGGGTCGTGCCGACCGCGGCAGGCAACGCCATCCAGCCGACCATGCTGGGCTGGATCATCTCGCTTGCGCCACTGGCCTTCATCCTCGTCCTCAGCTTCGGCGGGGTGGCGCGGTTCAGCAAGACCACGCTGCAGGCCATGTTCTGGTCCTTCGCGGTGCTGTTCGGCATGTCGATGTCGACGATTTTCGCCACTTACACCGGTGAATCGATCGCTTCGGCCTTCTTCGCCTCGGCTGCTGCCTTCGCGGGCCTCAGCCTGTTCGGCTACACCACGCAGAAGAACCTGTCCGGTTGGGGCAGCTTCCTGCTGATGGGCCTGATCGGCATCATCGTGGCAATGCTGCTGAACGCGTTCTTCTTCCAGTCGGGCGCCATGGGCCTGGTGATCAACATTCTCGGCGTGCTGATCTTCGCCGGTTTCACCGCCTACGACACCCAGCGCCTGAAGAATGAATACAGCTATGTCCGCGGT from Qipengyuania gaetbuli includes these protein-coding regions:
- a CDS encoding Bax inhibitor-1/YccA family protein, with protein sequence MSDWNDTDRRTGATSVPRAGDAVSRQTTFDAGLRQHMLSIYNMMASGVLLTGIVALLFVNTALFEAAYRVVPTAAGNAIQPTMLGWIISLAPLAFILVLSFGGVARFSKTTLQAMFWSFAVLFGMSMSTIFATYTGESIASAFFASAAAFAGLSLFGYTTQKNLSGWGSFLLMGLIGIIVAMLLNAFFFQSGAMGLVINILGVLIFAGFTAYDTQRLKNEYSYVRGTEYAGKAVVMGALSLYLDFINLFMFLLQFLGNRE
- a CDS encoding SPOR domain-containing protein, whose product is MKNSRWRGAALVALAIAATPLAAQEVVQPLPPEGSDDLNSALQRLARNSGDVAALLDAGEAALKLGDIPAAIGFFGRAQDIAPANSRITLGLARAYTYSRRPVEALQLFAEAERAGVAPALMAADRGLAFDLVGDAASAQALYRLALSQGENSDIRRNLALSQAISGDKAGFEATLLPLLQQGDNAAFRTRAFGLAVLGEVEAAVKIARDMMPTPMASRVEPYLRYMPQLTPAQQAAAGTLGVFPRTAAIGRDDPAIAGFDSSAVRGADAGLAPQGPPMGSQLERTRAQQQAQAPRPTPAPTPAPSPEPRRAAPQVASTIPAFERSVTSRPRVEPVVQRPAPPPPPPPAPAPAPTPAPAPTPQIASTVSEPVVVARGELPAMTPVSQAAPPPAPPPAPPPPAPAPAEPEPSVADAFADFDLVQTSATPRAGAVDITRIKAPREVEAPPPPPPPKHPARHWVQVATGKDLKALGFDWRRISRKADGALGKKGPFTTPWGEANRLLAGPYESRDAARAMVTRLKELEIDSFPFSSDEGQEIAPLD
- a CDS encoding type III secretion system chaperone family protein, with the protein product MRTSESRFEAEEDAAPLDMLMALFEARGWACGSSGEEMSGEVPGSWTSYQLRGIWRPEDLVLQLLCLPEIRIPDEKRAVAQELVTLVNEQMWLGHFDIWSNGGVLLYRNGTILGDEGLLSLSQAQSLVEIAVEECDRFYPAFQFVLWGDKTPREALKAAMVDAAGEA